A genomic stretch from Methanomassiliicoccales archaeon includes:
- the gatA gene encoding Asp-tRNA(Asn)/Glu-tRNA(Gln) amidotransferase subunit GatA — protein sequence MSDKLSVEYLTRLNEKYKIFSQLINEEEFLKAEGRCHFHFSAKDNLCTIDFQSRAGSRILDGYTPPFDATAIRKLRESGGLLIGKTNMDEFGFGTFCTNSAYGVPRNPFDPERSCGGSSGGAAAAVALLDGHIALAVSTGGSISCPASFCGVIGMTPTYGRVSRYGLIDYSNSLDKIGLMCRSASDLRTYLPIISGPDSLDPTSCSQPILALSSSKIKRIGVPKEAMQGISGEVEAAFRKATEIIEEQLSIKVEEVNMPSLRFALPAYYVLATSEASTNLARYSGMRFGIVRDDVNMHFNTFFSEVRSAFFGKEAKRRILLGTYCRRIGFRDRYYLKALSVRQIVKEEYLRIFQDFDLVVMPTMPFIAPRFSDIQKMKPLDMYKADFLTVPPNLVGMPHISLPCGYYHGIPIGFQLVAPHWEENRLLHFAECWESVFEYQFPEVKL from the coding sequence TTGAGCGACAAATTAAGTGTCGAATATTTAACTCGTTTAAATGAAAAATACAAAATCTTCTCGCAACTGATCAACGAAGAAGAATTTCTAAAGGCCGAAGGCCGATGCCATTTTCATTTCTCTGCAAAGGATAATTTGTGCACGATCGATTTCCAGTCACGAGCGGGTTCAAGGATTCTCGATGGATATACCCCCCCATTTGATGCAACAGCTATTCGCAAGCTTAGAGAATCTGGCGGCTTGCTCATCGGCAAGACGAATATGGATGAATTCGGATTCGGCACATTTTGTACAAACTCGGCGTATGGGGTGCCGAGAAATCCGTTCGATCCGGAAAGAAGCTGCGGGGGATCAAGCGGAGGTGCCGCGGCTGCAGTCGCGTTGCTCGACGGTCATATAGCGCTCGCTGTTTCAACAGGTGGCTCAATTTCGTGCCCCGCTTCATTCTGCGGTGTAATTGGGATGACACCGACTTATGGGCGGGTTTCGCGTTATGGTCTTATCGATTATAGCAATTCGCTGGACAAGATCGGATTGATGTGCCGTTCAGCATCGGATCTTCGAACATATCTTCCTATCATTTCCGGGCCAGATTCTTTAGATCCAACCTCATGTTCACAGCCGATACTGGCTTTATCCTCCTCAAAAATTAAGAGAATTGGTGTTCCGAAGGAGGCGATGCAAGGTATCAGCGGCGAAGTGGAAGCGGCTTTCAGGAAAGCAACTGAAATTATCGAGGAGCAGTTGAGCATCAAGGTCGAAGAGGTCAATATGCCCTCTCTTAGATTTGCCCTTCCAGCGTATTATGTTCTCGCCACCTCCGAAGCATCGACGAATCTCGCTCGGTATTCCGGGATGAGGTTTGGAATTGTGAGAGATGATGTGAATATGCATTTCAATACCTTCTTTTCAGAGGTCAGATCGGCGTTCTTCGGTAAAGAAGCCAAGAGAAGGATTTTACTTGGAACTTATTGCAGAAGAATCGGCTTCAGAGATCGGTATTACCTGAAAGCGCTTTCAGTGAGACAGATCGTGAAAGAAGAGTATCTGAGAATATTCCAGGATTTCGATCTTGTCGTCATGCCAACAATGCCATTCATTGCGCCTCGATTCAGCGATATTCAAAAGATGAAGCCACTAGACATGTACAAAGCTGATTTTCTCACCGTTCCGCCAAACCTCGTCGGCATGCCACACATTTCACTACCGTGCGGATATTATCATGGAATTCCTATCGGCTTTCAACTTGTGGCACCACATTGGGAAGAAAATCGTCTCTTGCACTTTGCGGAATGCTGGGAAAGTGTTTTCGAATATCAATTCCCGGAGGTGAAGCTTTGA
- the gatC gene encoding Asp-tRNA(Asn)/Glu-tRNA(Gln) amidotransferase subunit GatC — protein MDKQEVNEIARIARLILSDEEIEEFSSDLEDILNYFSIMDEAPTRDDFMLNPVMIENIMRDDEQYQVIDPEVLRQSMKVFEGYVRGPRLS, from the coding sequence ATGGACAAACAGGAGGTTAACGAGATCGCAAGAATTGCGAGACTCATACTTAGTGATGAGGAGATTGAGGAATTTTCATCGGATCTGGAAGATATCCTCAATTATTTTTCGATTATGGATGAGGCACCAACCAGAGATGATTTCATGTTAAACCCCGTTATGATAGAGAATATCATGCGGGATGATGAACAATATCAGGTGATCGATCCAGAGGTTCTAAGACAATCGATGAAGGTATTCGAGGGATATGTGAGGGGGCCGCGATTGTCTTGA
- a CDS encoding tetratricopeptide repeat protein: MSRLTPDGAFMDEAEKLIKQGFQLLSEGDYAQALSKFEKAIKLNPKNAEAYFGKAEAGLCVSKISVEEILESYKKAIELDPQNAYFLASMGSFCLDVGKLNEAESAYNKAAEIDPDNAPYYYSEFGVEYYRKAPEVYEKFMDDKTMEFILKKSLKYLLKSINLDEEKAKKLLS, from the coding sequence ATGTCGAGGCTTACTCCGGATGGTGCATTCATGGACGAAGCTGAGAAACTCATCAAACAAGGTTTCCAATTGCTCAGCGAGGGCGATTACGCTCAAGCGTTGTCGAAATTCGAGAAGGCTATTAAACTTAATCCGAAAAATGCCGAAGCCTATTTTGGCAAGGCTGAAGCAGGACTATGTGTTTCCAAGATCAGTGTAGAGGAAATACTCGAGTCTTACAAAAAGGCAATCGAACTCGACCCGCAGAATGCCTATTTTCTTGCTTCGATGGGCTCATTTTGCCTCGATGTCGGAAAACTGAACGAGGCCGAATCAGCGTACAATAAGGCAGCCGAAATCGATCCGGACAACGCGCCGTATTACTATTCTGAATTTGGAGTTGAATATTATCGAAAGGCGCCCGAGGTTTACGAGAAATTCATGGACGACAAGACGATGGAGTTTATTCTAAAGAAGTCATTGAAATATCTTCTCAAATCGATCAATCTTGACGAGGAAAAGGCAAAGAAGCTCTTATCGTAA
- a CDS encoding phosphoglycolate phosphatase, with translation MHAIELIAEGGSISIKAIVVDVDGTLTDSKRKIQIHGIEALRRVQEKGYTVMIASGNVLPVAYGLALFIGIEGPVIAENGGIISFRERIYKINSIEQPLRAYEYLKSKMPVERLFTDKWRETEVALKRSADLEEVKKALKNWNVTIEATGFAIHIMEPGHSKMNGVRKAAKIIGIDTEEIAAFGDSDNDVSMIENCGIGIAVSNASEAAKRAADYVCRRPHADGVIEGLEWLGLL, from the coding sequence TTGCATGCTATTGAACTCATTGCGGAGGGAGGGAGTATTTCTATTAAAGCGATTGTCGTGGACGTCGACGGTACATTGACCGATTCGAAGAGAAAAATTCAAATCCACGGGATAGAAGCGTTGCGCCGTGTGCAAGAAAAGGGCTACACGGTGATGATTGCGAGCGGTAACGTTTTACCAGTAGCGTACGGTTTAGCTCTCTTTATTGGCATTGAGGGACCTGTTATCGCCGAGAACGGCGGGATCATCTCTTTTCGAGAAAGAATCTACAAGATCAATTCAATTGAGCAACCTCTCAGGGCTTATGAGTATTTGAAGAGCAAAATGCCAGTCGAACGACTTTTTACAGATAAATGGAGGGAAACAGAGGTTGCCTTGAAAAGATCGGCAGACCTCGAAGAAGTAAAGAAGGCATTAAAGAATTGGAATGTGACGATAGAAGCCACGGGATTTGCCATTCACATCATGGAGCCCGGACACAGTAAGATGAATGGCGTTAGAAAGGCCGCGAAAATAATTGGAATTGATACGGAGGAGATCGCCGCATTCGGCGATTCCGACAATGACGTATCAATGATCGAGAACTGCGGCATCGGAATCGCCGTTTCGAACGCTTCAGAAGCGGCCAAGCGTGCTGCCGATTATGTGTGCAGACGGCCACATGCAGATGGTGTCATAGAGGGTCTTGAGTGGTTAGGGCTTTTATAA
- a CDS encoding GTP cyclohydrolase I FolE2, protein MDCQNIRIPNGFKLTRVGVTGVKKPVTVKRGNKTVTLTCNFDIFVDLPSSQKGSHLSRNLEVVSEIVDQTIREPVSGLEVLSAQICKLLLERHEYASYSEVHVTADYFLERKTPSGKRTLESYELMAKAVSKRDNGVKKMIGVKVTGMTACPCAMETIRDELLGEKRSSCADVPTITHNQRNVTTVMIEVPEEYDVEADDLVDIVERSFSSPTYEILKRSDEARIVLKAHSNPKFVEDVVREILSQILESYGHLPDDVVVTVRSESEESIHKHNAFAERITTMKELRNDQVACY, encoded by the coding sequence ATGGATTGTCAAAATATCCGTATTCCGAACGGATTCAAGCTAACAAGAGTGGGCGTCACCGGCGTCAAGAAGCCGGTTACTGTTAAGAGAGGGAACAAGACGGTAACCCTCACATGCAATTTCGACATCTTTGTCGATTTACCATCAAGCCAGAAAGGTTCACATCTGTCGAGAAATCTCGAAGTCGTTTCAGAGATTGTTGATCAGACTATTAGAGAGCCAGTTTCTGGTCTAGAAGTTTTGAGCGCGCAGATTTGTAAATTGCTGCTGGAGCGTCATGAATACGCATCGTATTCAGAAGTCCATGTGACAGCGGATTATTTTCTCGAGAGGAAAACACCCAGCGGTAAGAGAACTCTGGAGTCATATGAGCTCATGGCAAAGGCGGTAAGCAAGCGTGACAATGGAGTCAAGAAGATGATAGGTGTTAAAGTCACAGGGATGACTGCGTGTCCGTGTGCGATGGAAACGATTCGCGATGAGCTGCTTGGAGAAAAACGTTCCAGTTGTGCCGATGTTCCAACAATCACACACAATCAGCGAAATGTCACAACAGTCATGATTGAAGTCCCTGAAGAATACGATGTCGAAGCTGACGATCTGGTCGATATTGTTGAAAGATCTTTCAGTAGCCCCACCTATGAGATCTTGAAGCGATCGGATGAAGCAAGAATAGTTCTGAAGGCACATAGCAATCCGAAATTCGTTGAAGACGTCGTGAGGGAGATATTGTCGCAGATTCTCGAAAGCTATGGGCATCTTCCAGACGATGTCGTAGTGACGGTAAGGAGCGAGAGTGAGGAATCGATTCATAAACACAACGCTTTCGCAGAGAGGATAACTACGATGAAGGAATTGAGAAACGATCAGGTTGCATGCTATTGA
- a CDS encoding ribonuclease HII produces the protein MICGIDEAGRGPLIGPMVVAAVAVNDDSLLRHLNVKDSKKLKPSKRSELADAIRKIARIETIVIDVDEIDRAVEIHCLNELEAEKFSELINRLRPQRAYIDAADAVLERFRMMISKRLMCSTELICEHKADATYSVVSAASIIAKTMRDALMKRIEAELNRPIGSGYPSDPVTKAFLDEWISTKGELPPYTRRSWTPAKKAFAVIKNSKIDEWMDKDDIEGTVE, from the coding sequence ATGATCTGCGGCATCGATGAAGCAGGCAGAGGTCCACTTATCGGGCCAATGGTGGTCGCAGCAGTTGCAGTCAATGATGATTCTTTATTGCGACATTTGAATGTGAAGGATTCAAAGAAGTTGAAACCCTCGAAACGATCAGAGCTTGCCGATGCCATCAGAAAGATAGCACGTATAGAGACGATCGTAATCGATGTTGATGAAATTGATCGCGCTGTCGAGATTCATTGTCTCAATGAACTCGAAGCAGAAAAATTTTCAGAGCTTATTAACAGACTGCGACCACAGCGTGCATATATTGATGCCGCGGATGCGGTCCTGGAACGTTTTAGAATGATGATTTCGAAACGGTTGATGTGCAGTACGGAACTGATATGCGAACATAAGGCCGATGCGACCTATTCTGTTGTTTCAGCAGCCTCGATCATTGCGAAAACAATGAGAGACGCTCTGATGAAGAGAATTGAAGCGGAATTGAATCGACCGATTGGCAGCGGTTACCCCTCCGATCCGGTCACTAAAGCTTTTCTTGATGAGTGGATATCCACAAAAGGAGAATTACCTCCTTACACAAGGCGTTCCTGGACTCCGGCGAAAAAAGCGTTCGCCGTGATCAAGAATTCAAAGATCGATGAATGGATGGATAAAGATGACATTGAAGGAACTGTTGAATGA
- a CDS encoding SCP2 sterol-binding domain-containing protein, translating to MTLKELLNESIDKFNEKVVRDTRLQKELDGIKKKVLIDLGTEKYNFSLEEKRISPVNDGEIADPDIIVFSDPETLEGVLSGRIKPMKAWALRKIRIKGSLEDVMHLRKLF from the coding sequence ATGACATTGAAGGAACTGTTGAATGAATCGATTGACAAATTTAACGAGAAGGTCGTTAGGGATACTCGATTACAGAAAGAACTAGATGGAATTAAGAAGAAAGTGTTGATCGATCTCGGCACGGAAAAATACAATTTCTCGCTTGAAGAAAAGAGGATTTCACCAGTAAATGACGGTGAGATCGCGGACCCAGACATCATAGTTTTTTCCGATCCGGAGACGCTCGAAGGCGTGCTCAGCGGAAGAATCAAACCGATGAAGGCATGGGCTCTGCGGAAGATCCGCATCAAGGGATCACTCGAAGATGTGATGCACCTTCGAAAACTCTTTTAA
- the glpK gene encoding glycerol kinase GlpK, giving the protein MSKFVGAIDQGTTGTRFALFDHSGNLVASAYEEHTQIFPRPGWVEHNPIEIWQKTKKVVKEVFEKTRIDARDVAAIGVTNQRETTILWDRKTGQPVYNAIVWQCRRTAEMCDRLTKDGYSEMIHEKTGLVVDSYFSGTKIKWLMENVNGVAEKAKKGEILFGNIDTWLIWKLTGKHITDYSNASRTMLFDISKCRWDAEILEVLGIPESILPEVRPSSDHQIYGMTTPSEFMGVSIPVCGDLGDQQAALFGQTCFDPGETKNTYGTGCFMLMNIGTKITRSRSGLLTTIAFKLADKPVQYALEGSIFVTGAAIQWLRDGLKIIERASDTEKLAQCVQDSGGVYFVPAFVGLGAPYWDPYARGMIIGITGGTKREHIVRATLESICYQTRDVLETMNAESGIPLKTLRVDGGAVRNNFLCQLQADILGVQVLRPTVQETTALGAAYAAGLAIGFWKDLDELRNNWIIDRTFVPMMNKEKREEGYANWKKAVQRAMNWVATKDR; this is encoded by the coding sequence ATGTCCAAGTTTGTCGGGGCCATTGATCAAGGAACGACGGGGACCCGATTCGCATTATTTGATCATTCGGGCAATCTCGTCGCCTCCGCTTACGAAGAACATACCCAGATTTTCCCAAGGCCAGGATGGGTCGAACACAATCCCATAGAAATATGGCAGAAAACGAAGAAAGTCGTTAAGGAGGTGTTTGAGAAGACCAGGATTGATGCGAGGGATGTGGCAGCAATTGGCGTCACTAATCAGAGGGAAACAACTATCCTCTGGGATCGTAAAACAGGTCAGCCAGTTTACAACGCGATTGTCTGGCAATGTCGCAGGACAGCGGAAATGTGCGATCGACTCACAAAAGATGGATATTCAGAGATGATCCATGAAAAGACTGGACTTGTCGTCGATTCATATTTTTCTGGCACGAAAATTAAGTGGTTGATGGAGAATGTGAATGGAGTTGCAGAGAAAGCAAAAAAGGGAGAGATTCTTTTTGGAAACATCGATACCTGGCTCATATGGAAACTGACAGGCAAACATATAACAGATTATTCCAATGCGTCTCGCACGATGCTTTTTGACATATCGAAGTGCCGATGGGATGCCGAAATTCTTGAGGTATTAGGTATACCCGAATCCATTCTTCCAGAGGTAAGACCCTCCAGCGATCATCAGATCTACGGAATGACGACACCATCAGAATTCATGGGTGTGAGCATTCCAGTTTGCGGAGATCTCGGAGATCAGCAAGCCGCGCTATTCGGCCAGACCTGCTTTGATCCGGGTGAAACGAAGAACACTTACGGTACCGGTTGTTTCATGTTGATGAACATCGGCACAAAGATCACGCGATCAAGGAGCGGGTTGCTTACAACCATCGCTTTCAAATTGGCAGATAAACCAGTCCAGTACGCATTGGAGGGTTCAATTTTCGTGACTGGTGCCGCGATTCAATGGCTAAGAGATGGCTTGAAGATCATTGAAAGAGCTTCAGACACTGAGAAACTGGCACAATGTGTCCAAGATTCAGGAGGCGTGTATTTCGTGCCAGCATTCGTTGGTCTCGGCGCACCGTACTGGGATCCCTATGCAAGGGGTATGATCATAGGGATCACAGGGGGCACAAAACGAGAACACATTGTTCGTGCAACGCTGGAATCAATATGCTATCAGACGAGAGATGTGCTCGAAACCATGAACGCGGAGTCAGGCATCCCCCTCAAGACGCTCAGGGTGGATGGGGGCGCTGTGAGAAACAATTTCCTATGTCAGCTTCAGGCCGACATTCTTGGCGTTCAAGTTCTGAGGCCCACGGTGCAAGAAACGACCGCTCTTGGAGCCGCTTATGCGGCAGGCCTTGCGATCGGTTTTTGGAAAGATCTCGACGAATTGAGAAATAATTGGATTATAGATAGAACATTTGTTCCGATGATGAACAAAGAAAAAAGAGAGGAAGGATACGCAAATTGGAAGAAGGCTGTTCAGAGAGCCATGAACTGGGTCGCGACAAAAGACCGTTGA
- the glpA gene encoding anaerobic glycerol-3-phosphate dehydrogenase subunit A, with protein sequence MQRTEVLIIGGGITGAGIARDLACRGAEVVLVEGSDFSNGATGRCHGMLHSGARYAVNDPRSAAECAAENTILKRIANFCIEDTGGLFVSLKNDDLDYADRFLSSCKKTGVAAKEITVQEALKKEPMLSREIVRAFEVPDASVDPFLLTLGNIESAREANGIALNYHSVRRFEIDGGVIDRVIVENLRNGSVEIYKPEIVVNASGAWANKIASLANLSIGMTLDKGSMVVINGRLTNGLINRLRKPSNGDIIVPSYSSSIIGTTSIQVDSPLENKATEEEVDFLIRETAMMIPNIAISRAVRAYAGIRPLCGSDRSTGREISRTFQLIDHSEHGIENFISVIGGKLTTYRLMAEKVSDMVASKLGLSGSCRTAIDPLLSVAKENIHAKIASSIASRIVRKSCLFADEVIQRCTGELRGMEVVCSCEEVLRGEVIYWCNHQDVKELSDLMRRTRAGMGYCQGGLCIFGLLSAMIDNSDRDPMELLVRFIKEREKGVEPVLFRGQLKEEFFKEHLINGVYHLDAYSRGDYEKDLES encoded by the coding sequence TTGCAACGAACAGAAGTTCTCATCATTGGCGGCGGAATTACAGGTGCCGGGATCGCGAGAGATCTAGCATGCCGTGGTGCTGAGGTTGTTCTCGTGGAAGGCTCTGATTTCTCAAATGGTGCGACAGGGCGATGCCATGGCATGCTCCACAGTGGAGCAAGATACGCAGTGAATGATCCTAGATCGGCAGCTGAGTGCGCTGCGGAAAATACCATCTTAAAAAGAATTGCGAACTTCTGTATTGAAGATACTGGTGGATTATTTGTTAGTCTGAAAAACGATGATCTAGATTACGCTGATCGATTCTTATCGTCATGCAAGAAAACCGGCGTGGCAGCGAAGGAAATAACAGTCCAGGAAGCGTTGAAAAAGGAGCCGATGCTCTCTAGGGAAATCGTTAGGGCGTTCGAGGTTCCTGACGCATCGGTCGATCCATTTCTCCTAACCCTCGGAAACATTGAATCTGCAAGGGAAGCCAATGGAATTGCGCTCAACTATCATTCCGTCAGAAGATTCGAAATCGATGGCGGGGTCATCGACAGAGTGATCGTCGAAAATCTCAGGAACGGGAGCGTTGAAATATACAAGCCTGAAATCGTCGTCAACGCGTCTGGCGCTTGGGCAAACAAGATCGCTTCGCTCGCGAATCTCAGTATCGGCATGACACTTGACAAAGGTTCGATGGTTGTCATCAATGGTAGGTTGACCAACGGATTGATCAACAGATTGAGAAAACCTTCGAACGGAGATATCATTGTGCCGAGTTATTCTTCATCGATCATCGGCACCACCTCGATTCAGGTCGATTCCCCTCTTGAGAATAAAGCAACTGAGGAGGAGGTTGATTTTCTGATCCGCGAAACGGCGATGATGATCCCCAACATCGCGATCTCCAGGGCTGTAAGGGCATACGCGGGGATCAGACCACTATGCGGGAGTGACAGGTCAACTGGCAGGGAAATCAGCAGAACCTTTCAACTAATCGATCACTCCGAGCATGGGATTGAGAATTTTATCAGCGTGATCGGCGGAAAGCTGACGACATACAGACTCATGGCCGAAAAAGTATCAGATATGGTTGCCTCAAAACTTGGCCTATCGGGATCATGTAGAACAGCAATCGATCCGCTTTTGTCTGTGGCTAAGGAAAATATCCACGCAAAAATCGCATCATCCATTGCTAGTCGGATCGTGAGAAAATCGTGTCTTTTCGCCGATGAAGTCATTCAAAGATGCACCGGAGAGTTAAGAGGGATGGAGGTCGTTTGTTCCTGCGAAGAGGTTCTACGGGGAGAAGTGATTTACTGGTGTAATCACCAAGATGTAAAGGAACTCTCGGATTTGATGAGACGCACAAGAGCTGGTATGGGCTACTGCCAGGGCGGTCTCTGCATTTTCGGATTATTATCCGCGATGATCGATAATTCCGACAGGGATCCAATGGAATTGCTAGTTCGGTTTATCAAGGAAAGGGAAAAAGGCGTTGAGCCTGTTTTGTTCAGAGGTCAACTCAAGGAGGAGTTTTTCAAGGAACATTTGATCAACGGCGTCTATCACCTTGATGCCTATTCGAGGGGAGATTATGAGAAAGACCTTGAAAGTTGA
- a CDS encoding 4Fe-4S dicluster domain-containing protein → MSVTLKTGDCIKCSACNMVCPVVSIDGISGFSGPRNLAVDLPRFFAGRMISSQEIFKCTTCWKCEEVCPSSLPLSDSILRLREMMFDEKTLVEGHKRIVENIDRYGRSIKPQLRERRVYAKREAEVLYFPGCISEMRVTSIFDATVELLEKAGVNFGIPDNWVCCGAPLEKIGDSNRLESLKETNLIKFGSFEEIITSCPGCTTQFLRHYDRDPLHTIEVLWEATKKNRLKFKTPKNNVRVALHHPCHIKRTIGPQIIDQAYDLLQLIPRVKIVELEDPDKCCGGGGGVVAGFSDLALKLAASKMRDACRSGVDLLLAPCPFCVLNLRRANIGKVEEFITFINMYTEREA, encoded by the coding sequence ATGAGTGTCACGCTTAAAACGGGTGATTGCATCAAATGCAGCGCGTGCAACATGGTATGTCCAGTCGTTTCAATCGACGGCATATCTGGATTCAGTGGGCCAAGAAATCTCGCGGTCGATCTCCCCAGGTTCTTTGCCGGGAGAATGATTTCCTCACAGGAGATTTTCAAATGTACAACCTGTTGGAAATGCGAGGAGGTTTGCCCCTCATCTTTGCCGCTCTCCGATTCCATTCTCAGATTGCGGGAGATGATGTTTGATGAGAAGACCCTTGTCGAGGGGCACAAAAGAATTGTCGAAAACATCGATCGCTATGGCAGATCTATCAAACCCCAACTAAGAGAAAGAAGAGTCTATGCAAAGAGAGAGGCAGAGGTCCTCTATTTTCCAGGTTGCATCAGCGAAATGCGAGTGACCTCAATCTTTGATGCCACCGTAGAGCTTCTCGAAAAGGCTGGCGTGAATTTTGGAATTCCTGACAACTGGGTCTGCTGCGGAGCTCCGCTGGAAAAGATTGGCGATTCAAATCGATTGGAATCGTTAAAAGAAACGAACTTGATAAAATTCGGTAGCTTTGAAGAGATCATCACATCGTGTCCAGGTTGCACAACGCAATTCCTTCGGCATTATGACAGAGATCCTCTTCATACAATCGAAGTACTTTGGGAAGCGACAAAAAAGAACCGTCTAAAGTTTAAAACCCCGAAGAATAATGTCAGAGTAGCACTCCATCACCCATGCCACATCAAAAGAACAATCGGCCCTCAGATTATTGATCAGGCCTACGATCTGCTTCAATTAATTCCCAGAGTCAAAATCGTCGAGCTTGAAGATCCAGATAAATGTTGTGGTGGCGGTGGAGGAGTTGTAGCCGGTTTTTCCGATCTCGCGTTGAAATTGGCCGCAAGTAAGATGAGAGATGCATGCCGCTCAGGCGTTGATCTACTGCTAGCACCATGCCCTTTTTGCGTGCTGAATTTGCGAAGAGCGAATATCGGCAAGGTTGAAGAATTCATAACATTCATTAATATGTATACTGAACGAGAAGCTTGA
- a CDS encoding AAA family ATPase: MVYYAENLSGLGTTENSRARLPPEILAFFMKEGGHSLILRGNAGTGKTTFALQIIEELSAIEKSYYLSTRVSDNSLFSQFPWLKEKFQRGETSRLTISSNRTLEAKDQKDKQSGLIELKGIKSLGGKEAKISLTIGRDLSELEAIYRIVETDEKSKQLIVIDSIDALAQKYGETCARIILTIQSDLVEGYGANVLFVLESADPQLDYLGDGVVLLKSLEYQNRRLREIEIMKLRGCEIQQMRYIFTLSGGRIQSFGRTADADISLWKGWSPIPDAGERVSCGIEDIDRMLGGGLEKGSIVLLELGHAIPTSVSTAIENSMVANFVAQGRGVIWVPMRKASAESLRNRMVGIVSEGDFEKNVRIPEKATQIGTAAKYILPVEGSTAYDDFSWQNLAFGLQASSQPYLTLMGFDTMESIYGIQVMDQLADYLASVRRNKGIFVGIAPPSADSTQRIADLATIHLKIDRVGGTVILYGEKPFTECNAFTFAEKKVGGHISLVPIL; this comes from the coding sequence ATGGTGTATTACGCCGAGAATCTTTCGGGACTTGGAACAACCGAAAATTCAAGAGCAAGACTTCCGCCTGAAATACTTGCTTTCTTCATGAAAGAAGGCGGTCACTCATTGATTCTCCGAGGGAACGCTGGTACGGGTAAAACAACCTTTGCTCTTCAAATAATAGAGGAGCTGAGCGCTATAGAAAAAAGTTATTACCTTTCGACGCGCGTTTCCGATAATTCCCTTTTCTCGCAATTTCCATGGCTCAAGGAAAAGTTTCAAAGGGGAGAAACTTCCCGGCTCACGATCTCATCAAATAGAACGCTGGAGGCAAAAGATCAGAAGGACAAGCAATCGGGACTAATTGAACTGAAAGGAATTAAGAGTCTCGGCGGAAAGGAAGCGAAAATTTCGTTGACGATTGGCCGGGATTTGAGCGAGCTTGAAGCGATCTACAGGATCGTTGAGACTGACGAAAAATCAAAACAACTGATCGTGATTGACAGTATCGATGCACTGGCACAGAAATATGGCGAAACGTGCGCAAGAATCATATTGACAATTCAGAGCGATCTCGTCGAGGGTTACGGTGCAAACGTTCTATTCGTTCTGGAGAGCGCTGACCCACAGCTCGATTATCTTGGTGACGGTGTTGTTTTACTTAAATCCTTGGAATACCAAAACCGAAGGCTAAGAGAAATCGAAATAATGAAACTAAGGGGATGTGAGATCCAGCAGATGCGATATATTTTTACCCTCAGCGGCGGTAGGATTCAGAGTTTCGGCAGGACTGCGGACGCTGATATTTCTCTGTGGAAAGGCTGGTCACCGATTCCCGACGCTGGAGAGCGAGTATCATGCGGCATCGAAGATATTGATCGTATGCTAGGTGGAGGATTGGAAAAAGGTTCGATCGTCCTTTTGGAGCTTGGGCACGCGATTCCGACAAGCGTTAGCACCGCGATTGAAAACTCGATGGTTGCAAACTTCGTTGCGCAGGGGAGAGGAGTCATCTGGGTTCCGATGAGAAAGGCGAGCGCCGAGAGTCTGAGGAATCGCATGGTTGGTATCGTTAGTGAAGGCGATTTCGAGAAGAATGTCAGAATCCCAGAAAAGGCGACTCAGATCGGAACTGCGGCGAAGTATATCCTACCTGTTGAAGGCTCAACAGCCTACGACGACTTCAGCTGGCAGAATTTGGCCTTTGGGTTGCAAGCTTCATCCCAGCCATACCTCACATTAATGGGATTCGATACGATGGAATCCATCTATGGAATTCAAGTAATGGATCAGCTTGCGGATTACCTCGCCTCAGTCAGGAGGAATAAAGGAATCTTCGTTGGCATTGCACCTCCTTCCGCCGACTCGACCCAGCGGATCGCCGATCTCGCAACTATCCATCTCAAGATCGACAGAGTGGGCGGAACGGTTATACTCTACGGAGAAAAACCATTCACGGAGTGCAACGCCTTTACATTTGCTGAGAAAAAAGTTGGTGGTCACATTTCATTGGTTCCAATTCTATGA